Proteins encoded by one window of Lasioglossum baleicum chromosome 4, iyLasBale1, whole genome shotgun sequence:
- the LOC143208043 gene encoding facilitated trehalose transporter Tret1: MSVEMGETVSLKVMWPQWIAGIGVLLLQAQVGFMAGWSSPYIGVLTSPESSFTITMVEVSWVVSLLNLGRLLGAFTGALCVNYFGSKKTILIISVPVFLCWLFVILATNVWWLYSSRFLGGLCLGMLYSSFSLYVAEIADPSIRGSLVGLAMSGLPIGSFLMSAMGPYLSMPVSSAICLVPCLIMMIIFAWLPESPHHLIKVRQDEKAKSSIKWYHPDCDVEQEFLSLKKFVDNNNGQTFLESLMEFRHACYVKSLLIITVLFTYSQLCGLNNMLFYMEAILRNAEVTVIDPAVAVIVVLATSIAGSFLSTVLMDRCGRKMLFILSCICLVLSFISLTITFQLLSFDVHSKALDGLSIFAMMLLNISVYAGLLTVPPAILSELFPPHLKCIAACYASCVAGISSFISTLTYLPLIELMTEQYVYLFYGLLLLTCVPFVRFYVPETKGLSLQEIQRRLVKKK, encoded by the exons ATGTCGGTGGAAATGGGTGAGACGGTGTCTCTGAAAGTGATGTGGCCGCAATGGATTGCTGGGATCGGAG TTTTGCTCCTACAAGCCCAAGTGGGGTTCATGGCGGGTTGGTCATCACCGTACATCGGGGTGTTAACGTCCCCGGAATCTTCGTTCACGATCACGATGGTGGAGGTGTCCTGGGTGGTGTCGCTGCTGAACTTGGGGAGGCTGTTGGGTGCGTTCACGGGAGCGCTGTGCGTCAACTACTTCGGCAGCAAGAAAACGATTCTGATCATCAGCGTGCCCGTCTTCCTGTGCTGGTTGTTCGTGATCTTGGCCACGAATGTGTGGTGGCTGTACAGTTCGAGGTTTCTCGGTGGTCTATGTTTAGGGATGTTGTACAGTAGTTTCTCCCTTTACGTAGCTGAAATAGCAGATCCCAGCATCCGAGGATCCTTGGTCGGTCTGGCCATGAGCGGCCTACCGATCGGAAGCTTTCTGATGTCTGCCATGGGACCGTATTTATCTATGCCCGTGTCAAGTGCCATTTGCTTAGTTCCCTGTCTGATAATGATGATCATCTTCGCCTGGTTGCCGGAGTCTCCTCACCATTTGATCAAGGTGAGGCAAGACGAGAAAGCGAAGTCGTCTATAAAGTGGTACCACCCAGACTGCGACGTAGAACAGGAATTCCTTTCCCTGAAGAAGTTCGTCGACAACAACAACGGGCAAACCTTCCTAGAGTCTCTGATGGAGTTTAGGCACGCGTGCTACGTGAAATCGCTCCTTATAATAACGGTACTATTCACGTACAGCCAACTTTGTGGACTAAATAACATGCTGTTTTACATGGAGGCGATCTTGAGGAACGCCGAAGTGACCGTGATCGACCCCGCGGTGGCGGTGATCGTCGTGTTGGCAACCAGCATCGCCGGGTCCTTCTTGTCCACGGTCCTGATGGACAGATGCGGGAGGAAGATGCTTTTTATCTTATCATGTATTTGCCTCGTATTATCTTTCATCTCCCTGACCATCACGTTCCAGCTGTTGAGCTTCGACGTTCACTCGAAGGCGCTCGACGGATTGTCGATCTTCGCGATGATGTTACTCAACATAAGCGTGTACGCAGGCTTGCTGACGGTGCCGCCCGCAATCCTCAGCGAACTGTTCCCGCCACACCTAAAATGCATCGCGGCGTGTTACGCGAGCTGTGTGGCTGGTATCAGTTCGTTCATCTCCACGCTCACCTATCTACCTCTAATCGAACTCATGACCGAACAGTACGTGTACCTGTTCTACGGCCTCTTGCTACTCACTTGTGTACCTTTTGTACGGTTTTATGTGCCCGAGACCAAGGGCTTGTCTTTACAAGAAATCCAAAGACGATTGGTGAAGAAAAAATAG